The Zootoca vivipara chromosome 4, rZooViv1.1, whole genome shotgun sequence genome has a segment encoding these proteins:
- the GJA5 gene encoding gap junction alpha-5 protein: protein MGDWSFLGEFLEEVHKHSTVVGKVWLTVLFIFRMLVLGTAAESSWGDEQSDFMCDTRQPGCENVCYDKAFPISHIRYWVLQIIFVSTPSLLYMGHAMHTVRMEEKRKLKEAKEASAAIQSKGDSFHQQEYQPPEKAELSCWDEPSGRIILQGTLLNTYVCSILIRTTMEVAFIIGQYMLYGIFLETLYICQRKPCPHPVNCYVSRPTEKNIFIIFMLAVAAVSLFLSLAELYHLGWKKAKQKFSYSYKRSPSLVAGKLETDPQAKMTQSCTPPPDFNQCLANPGGKFISPFSNKMASQQNTANFATERVHNQDDADREAPFIQVNYSQTSEVANSTTPTMVPNGYFHDKRRLSKTSRASSKARSDDLSV from the coding sequence ATGGGTGACTGGAGCTTTTTAGGAGAATTCctcgaggaagtccacaagcatTCCACAGTGGTGGGGAAAGTCTGGCTGACCGTTCTCTTTATCTTTCGGATGCTTGTCCTGGGCACAGCCGCAGAGTCTTCATGGGGAGATGAACAGTCCGACTTCATGTGTGACACCCGGCAACCGGGTTGTGAGAACGTCTGCTATGACAAAGCTTTCCCCATCTCCCACATCAGGTACTGGGTCCTTCAGATCATCTTTGTTTCCACCCCTTCCCTGCTGTACATGGGACATGCAATGCACACCGTGCGCATGGAGGAAAAGAGGAAGCTAAAGGAGGCCAAAGAAGCGTCAGCAGCAATTCAGAGCAAGGGAGATTCTTTCCACCAGCAGGAGTACCAACCACCTGAGAAGGCGGAGCTGTCCTGCTGGGATGAGCCAAGTGGAAGGATCATTCTTCAAGGCACTTTGTTGAACACCTACGTCTGCAGCATTTTAATCCGTACCACCATGGAGGTAGCATTCATCATTGGGCAGTATATGCTGTATGGAATCTTCCTTGAGACGCTCTATATCTGTCAACGgaagccctgcccccacccagtCAACTGCTACGTCTCTCGGCCGACTGAGAAGAACATCTTTATCATTTTCATGCTGGCCGTAGCAGCAGTCTCCCTGTTCTTAAGCCTGGCTGAACTATATCACTTGGGATGGAAGAAAGCCAAGCAGAAGTTCTCCTATTCTTACAAACGCAGCCCCAGCCTAGTCGCCGGCAAACTGGAAACAGACCCCCAAGCGAAGATGACCCAGAGCTGTACCCCTCCTCCAGATTTTAATCAGTGTTTAGCCAACCCTGGTGGAAAATTTATCAGTCCCTTCAGCAACAAAATGGCCTCTCAGCAGAACACTGCCAATTTTGCAACGGAGAGGGTTCACAACCAAGACGACGCAGACAGGGAAGCTCCATTTATCCAAGTTAACTATTCTCAGACTTCTGAGGTCGCCAATAGCACCACACCCACAATGGTTCCAAATGGCTACTTCCACGACAAACGTAGGCTCAGCAAAACCAGCCGCGCCAGCAGTAAGGCTCGCTCTGATGACCTCTCTGTGTGA
- the ACP6 gene encoding lysophosphatidic acid phosphatase type 6 — translation MSFWARVGILGTLAYCVASKRRALAEPRRSKAPRGGDDPLELKLVQVLFRHGARTPLRPIPDVEQVAWDPALLETPAETKFDYTVTNLAGGPRPYSPFEESYKKTVLKGGVNAGQLTKVGMQQMFALGKRLRRRYIEETHFLSPAFKPSEVFVRSTNIVRNLESTRCLLAGLFQQQKEGPITIVTDEADSEILYPNPVNCHGLKLLNREGLANMLLVHPGIAEDLKTIKEKMGLDSKNGANFFLLFDNIFAEQAHDLPSCPILKSFMQLIEQRAIDSLLYVIKSNLRETLKMSVGPLLNMIEKNIKVAMDPSSPEIKARKLALYAVHDVTLFPLLLALGVFDFKWPPYAADMTLELYQRSKDWFIRLLYNGEELVPRGCRAGLCPLEDFLNALSTYSANPEEYKMLCSQ, via the exons ATGAGTTTCTGGGCTCGCGTGGGCATCTTAGGCACCCTGGCGTACTGCGTAGCGAGCAAGAGGAGAGCCCTGGCCGAGCCCAGGAGGAGCAAAGCGCCGCGCGGCGGCGACGACCCGCTGGAGCTGAAGCTGGTGCAGGTTCTTTTCCGGCACGGCGCCCGCACTCCGCTGAGACCCATCCCCGATGTGGAGCAG GTGGCATGGGACCCTGCTCTTTTGGAGACCCCTGCCGAAACAAAGTTTGACTACACAGTAACAAATCTCGCTGGTGGGCCAAGGCCTTATTCTCCTTTCGAAGAAAGCTACAAAAAAACAGTGCTGAAG GGCGGAGTGAATGCAGGCCAGCTGACGAAAGTAGGAATGCAGCAGATGTTTGCGCTGGGAAAACGGCTAAGGAGACGTTACATTGAGGAGACCCATTTCCTCTCGCCAGCATTCAAACCTTCTGAGGTCTT TGTCCGTTCCACTAACATTGTTCGGAATCTGGAGTCCACGCGGTGTTTGCTAGCTGGGCTGTTTCAACAGCAGAAAGAAG GACCCATTACCATAGTTACAGATGAAGCAGACTCTGAAATCCTTTATCCCAACCCAGTGAACTGCCATGGACTGAAACTCCTGAACAG AGAGGGGCTGGCCAATATGCTTCTTGTGCATCCAGGAATTGCAGAGGATCTGAAGACCATTAAAGAGAAGATGGGCCTTGACAGCAAGAATGGGGCGaacttctttctcctttttgaCAACATTTTTGCAGAACAG GCACACGATCTGCCTAGTTGCCCTATTCTGAAGAGTTTCATGCAACTGATTGAGCAGAGGGCTATAGACTCACTCCTTTATGTCATAAAATCCAATTTAAG AGAGACCCTCAAGATGTCAGTTGGTCCTCTACTCAATATGATAGAGAAGAACATTAAGGTGGCAATGGATCCTTCCTCTCCTGAAATCAAGGCCAG AAAGCTTGCTCTGTACGCTGTTCATGATGTTACCCTCTTCCCACTGTTATTGGCTCTGGGGGTTTTTGATTTCAAGTGGCCTCCATACGCAGCAGACATGACACTAGAACTTTACCAGCGTTCCAAGGACTGGTTTATACGGCTGCTCTACAATGGAGAG GAGCTGGTTCCAAGAGGATGCAGGGCTGGTCTCTGTCCGCTGGAGGATTTTCTAAATGCCCTTTCAACTTACAGTGCTAATCCAGAGGAATATAAAATGCTTTGCTCTCAGTGA